A section of the Pseudomonas sp. Q1-7 genome encodes:
- a CDS encoding chemotaxis protein CheW yields MAADRLPLIASDQLPAVDDCWNRIGVHGDKSCERLDVHVHCRNCEVHAAAATLLLDRYALIRENDAAADAEEAGEDGRERRSTLVFRLGEEWLGLATRCLSEVAALNPIHSLPHQRSLALLGVTNVRGALVACLSLAELLGLERGGEASGGRRVVPRMLILASQGGPLVAPVDEVDGIHGIPLDLMLDPGRTPDLAARQFASGVVQWRGRSITLLDEGLLLQAMARSLA; encoded by the coding sequence ATGGCCGCTGACCGCCTGCCCCTGATCGCCAGCGACCAGCTGCCGGCGGTGGACGACTGCTGGAACCGCATCGGCGTGCATGGCGACAAGTCTTGCGAACGTCTGGACGTCCACGTGCATTGCCGCAATTGCGAGGTACACGCGGCGGCCGCGACGCTGTTGCTCGACCGCTACGCCCTGATCCGCGAAAACGACGCGGCCGCCGACGCGGAGGAAGCCGGAGAGGATGGCCGCGAACGCCGTTCCACCCTGGTATTTCGCCTGGGCGAGGAATGGCTGGGCCTGGCCACTCGCTGCCTATCGGAGGTGGCGGCCCTCAACCCCATCCACTCCCTGCCGCACCAGCGATCCCTGGCCTTGCTCGGGGTGACCAACGTGCGTGGTGCCCTGGTCGCCTGCCTGTCCCTGGCTGAGTTGCTGGGCCTCGAGCGGGGTGGTGAAGCCAGCGGTGGACGCCGCGTGGTGCCGCGGATGCTGATCCTCGCCAGCCAGGGCGGGCCGCTGGTGGCGCCGGTGGACGAAGTGGACGGCATTCACGGCATTCCTCTGGACCTGATGCTGGACCCCGGCCGGACCCCGGACCTGGCGGCGCGCCAGTTCGCGTCGGGCGTGGTGCAGTGGCGTGGACGCAGCATCACGCTGCTGGACGAGGGCCTGCTGCTGCAGGCAATGGCAAGGAGCCTGGCATGA
- a CDS encoding chemotaxis protein CheW, giving the protein MGPNRTRAPARSVRGGLYLQFRMGGDRYALDVHEVVEVLPLRQMKQVPEAPPWVAGVFVHRGVAVPALDLGVLAFGQPAQVRTSTRLVLVDYPLHGRTRWLGLILEQATDTLRCRTDEFRDYGLDQGRARYLGPVYQDREGLVQRIRVADLLPDEVRALLFPATEGAA; this is encoded by the coding sequence ATGGGCCCGAATCGAACCCGCGCCCCGGCGCGCTCCGTCAGGGGTGGGCTTTACCTGCAGTTCCGCATGGGCGGCGACCGCTATGCGCTGGATGTCCATGAGGTGGTGGAAGTACTGCCCCTGCGCCAGATGAAGCAGGTGCCCGAGGCGCCGCCCTGGGTCGCCGGGGTGTTCGTCCATCGTGGCGTAGCGGTGCCGGCGCTGGACCTTGGCGTACTTGCCTTCGGCCAGCCGGCGCAGGTGCGCACCAGTACCCGGCTGGTGCTGGTGGACTACCCGCTGCACGGGCGCACGCGCTGGCTCGGCCTGATTCTGGAACAGGCCACCGACACCCTGCGCTGCCGAACGGATGAGTTCCGCGACTATGGCCTGGACCAGGGGCGCGCGCGTTACCTGGGGCCGGTCTACCAGGACCGCGAGGGGCTGGTGCAGCGCATCCGCGTCGCCGACCTGCTGCCGGACGAGGTTCGCGCATTGCTGTTTCCGGCCACGGAGGGCGCGGCATGA
- a CDS encoding methyl-accepting chemotaxis protein — protein sequence MKNWTVRLRIQASFAVIIAIMLLMAGMSYIQLRNIEREGDLVLRDALPGMYYISKTRSGWTDNLLRTQALLRDGDGLISGVIYRTDRKDLDDSNAQLADLLKAYDRTITAESDHEAFETFQAIRQEYMKRQAQILEQLQAGQRSQALATFEGPLVEQWSAGRKSLNELIEFNRTSGEQAVNTIVSSVRFAERSMLFALVLAVAAAAVCGLLLMRAITRPVGGIVETLRVMGGGDLSTRLDLKRQDEFNAIETGFNSMAEELKTLVSQAQRSAVQVTTSVTEIAATSKQQQATATETAATTTEIGATSREIAATSRDLVRTMAEVSGTAEQTSILAGSGQLGLARMEDTMHQVMGAAELVNAKLAILNEKAGNINQVVTTIVKVADQTNLLSLNAAIEAEKAGEYGRGFAVVATEVRRLADQTAVATYDIEQMVREIQSAVSAGVMGMDKFSEEVRRGIAEVGQVGEQLSQIIQQVQALAPRVQMVNEGMQAQATGAEQINQALVQLGDATGQTVESLRQASSAIDELNLVANGLRTGVSRFKV from the coding sequence GTGAAGAACTGGACTGTTCGCTTGCGTATTCAGGCAAGTTTCGCGGTGATCATCGCCATCATGTTGTTGATGGCCGGCATGTCCTACATCCAGCTGAGGAATATCGAGCGCGAGGGCGACCTGGTGTTGCGCGATGCCTTGCCCGGTATGTACTACATCAGCAAGACACGCAGCGGCTGGACCGACAACCTGCTGCGTACCCAGGCGCTGCTGCGCGACGGCGACGGCTTGATCAGCGGCGTCATCTACCGAACCGACCGCAAGGACCTGGACGACAGCAACGCCCAGCTCGCGGACCTGCTCAAGGCCTACGACCGCACCATCACCGCCGAGTCCGACCATGAGGCGTTCGAAACCTTCCAGGCCATCCGCCAGGAATACATGAAGCGCCAGGCGCAGATCCTCGAACAGCTTCAGGCGGGGCAACGCAGCCAGGCGCTGGCCACGTTCGAGGGGCCGCTGGTGGAACAGTGGAGCGCGGGCCGCAAGAGCCTCAACGAGCTGATTGAATTCAATCGCACGAGCGGCGAGCAAGCGGTGAACACGATCGTTTCCTCGGTGCGCTTCGCCGAACGCAGCATGCTTTTCGCCCTGGTGCTGGCGGTTGCGGCGGCGGCGGTCTGCGGCCTGCTGCTGATGCGCGCGATCACCCGGCCGGTGGGCGGAATCGTCGAGACCCTGCGCGTCATGGGCGGCGGCGACCTGTCCACTCGCCTGGACCTCAAGCGCCAGGACGAATTCAACGCCATCGAGACCGGCTTCAACAGCATGGCCGAAGAACTCAAGACCCTGGTGTCCCAGGCGCAGCGTTCGGCGGTACAGGTGACCACCTCGGTCACCGAGATCGCCGCCACTTCCAAGCAACAGCAGGCCACCGCGACCGAGACGGCCGCGACCACCACGGAGATCGGTGCGACCTCGCGGGAAATCGCCGCCACCTCGCGGGACCTGGTGCGCACCATGGCCGAGGTCTCCGGCACCGCCGAGCAGACCTCCATACTCGCCGGCTCCGGCCAACTGGGCCTGGCGCGCATGGAAGACACCATGCACCAGGTGATGGGCGCCGCCGAGTTGGTGAATGCCAAGCTGGCGATCCTCAACGAGAAGGCCGGCAACATCAATCAGGTGGTCACCACCATCGTCAAGGTGGCCGACCAGACCAACCTGCTGTCCCTCAACGCCGCCATCGAAGCGGAGAAGGCCGGTGAGTACGGCCGTGGCTTCGCGGTGGTCGCCACCGAAGTGCGCCGCCTGGCGGACCAGACCGCGGTGGCCACCTACGATATCGAGCAGATGGTGCGCGAGATTCAGTCGGCGGTGTCCGCCGGCGTGATGGGCATGGACAAGTTTTCCGAGGAGGTGCGTCGCGGCATCGCCGAGGTGGGGCAGGTGGGCGAGCAGCTGTCGCAGATCATCCAGCAGGTACAGGCCCTGGCGCCTCGGGTGCAGATGGTCAACGAGGGCATGCAGGCCCAGGCTACCGGCGCCGAACAGATCAATCAGGCCCTGGTGCAACTGGGCGACGCCACCGGGCAGACGGTGGAGTCCCTGCGCCAGGCCAGCTCCGCCATCGACGAATTGAACCTGGTGGCCAACGGCCTGCGAACCGGCGTCAGCCGCTTCAAGGTCTGA
- a CDS encoding SEL1-like repeat protein, producing MKPRSRLLGALALLGLLLASCASHGLQLKKAPPVNPLAQIKADLAFSCQHERIPEASADSDLLFKYARWLQKNNQLKQDPGVDAEIERLYRIAAENGHYKATINLLNGAMRGHFKVRGAERLRLSEELIEAGVATGYYFVGIFLQRGAAGLREDQAMALRYYRKAADEGSAQAQALVADKLAPIDIAPNIARQMRRCAAEQGHGDAATDLGVDLSGGGHYQEALEAFQLGVAAGDSSSASFLSNGFRGPQPDDQLYYLGQQEDLERAERYNRIRRVLGNYSYANPTVPEINEIVPLPPAKLPPWDGTLQWLQEREANVPPPKPSDALIRQLAKARQLDPASGRPLPASPNFIAVDFPAPVCDSGQPCPQAG from the coding sequence GTGAAGCCTAGGTCGCGGCTGCTGGGTGCGCTGGCCCTGCTGGGGCTGCTGCTGGCCAGTTGTGCCAGCCATGGCCTCCAGCTGAAAAAGGCCCCGCCCGTGAACCCGCTCGCCCAGATCAAGGCCGACCTGGCCTTCAGCTGCCAGCATGAACGCATCCCCGAAGCCTCGGCGGACAGCGACCTGCTGTTCAAGTACGCCCGCTGGCTGCAGAAGAACAACCAGCTCAAGCAGGACCCGGGCGTGGACGCCGAGATCGAACGGCTCTACCGCATCGCCGCCGAGAACGGCCACTACAAGGCCACGATCAACCTGCTGAACGGCGCCATGCGCGGCCACTTCAAGGTGCGTGGCGCCGAGCGCCTGCGCCTGAGCGAGGAACTGATCGAGGCCGGCGTGGCCACCGGCTACTACTTCGTCGGCATCTTCCTGCAACGGGGCGCGGCCGGCCTGCGCGAGGATCAGGCGATGGCCCTGCGTTACTACCGCAAGGCGGCCGACGAGGGCAGCGCGCAGGCCCAGGCGCTGGTGGCCGACAAGCTGGCGCCCATCGATATCGCACCGAACATTGCCCGGCAGATGCGCCGCTGTGCCGCAGAGCAGGGCCATGGCGATGCGGCTACAGATTTGGGCGTTGATCTGTCGGGTGGCGGGCACTATCAGGAAGCACTCGAAGCTTTTCAGCTTGGGGTGGCGGCGGGAGATAGTTCCTCCGCGTCCTTTTTAAGCAATGGGTTCCGTGGTCCACAACCAGATGATCAGTTGTATTACCTGGGGCAGCAGGAAGACCTTGAGCGCGCCGAACGCTACAACAGAATTCGGCGTGTGCTGGGGAACTACTCCTACGCTAATCCCACGGTCCCCGAGATCAACGAGATCGTGCCGCTGCCGCCGGCCAAGCTGCCGCCGTGGGACGGCACCCTGCAGTGGTTGCAAGAGCGCGAGGCCAACGTCCCGCCGCCCAAACCCAGCGACGCGCTGATCCGCCAGTTGGCCAAGGCCCGTCAGCTCGACCCGGCCAGCGGCCGACCGCTGCCGGCGTCGCCGAACTTCATTGCGGTCGATTTCCCCGCACCGGTCTGCGACAGCGGCCAGCCGTGCCCACAGGCCGGCTAA
- a CDS encoding SEL1-like repeat protein gives MRTLLLLSTLLLAACAGHGLHLKKDPPVNPLAQIKADLAFSCQHERIPEASADSDLLFKYARWLQKNNQLKQDPGVDAEIERLYRIAAENGHYKATINLLNGAMRGHFKVRGAERLRLSEELIEAGVATGYYFVGFFLQRGAAGLREDQAMALRYYRKAADEGSAQAQAMVADKLAPSDIAPDIARQLWRCAAEQGHGKAALSLGVDLKVDGHYQEALEAFQLGVAAGDETSAGFLEEGFRGPAPTDRLNYMGQEEDLERAERYEKIWRILARASYAHPTVPEINEIVPLPPAKLPPWDGTLQWLQEREANVPPPKPSDALIRQLAKARQLDPASGRPLPASPNFIAVDFPAPVCDSGQPCPQAGYWQAVALADKRFTRIREGEIRRFAEGEILPRLVVRQSHPRLWPLPDRITVGEAPIEWRMLGEA, from the coding sequence ATGCGCACCCTGCTGCTGCTCTCGACTCTCTTGCTGGCCGCCTGTGCCGGCCATGGCCTCCACCTGAAAAAGGACCCGCCCGTGAACCCGCTCGCCCAGATCAAGGCCGACCTGGCCTTCAGTTGCCAGCATGAACGCATCCCCGAGGCCTCGGCGGACAGCGACCTGCTGTTCAAGTACGCCCGCTGGCTGCAGAAGAACAACCAGCTCAAGCAGGACCCGGGCGTGGACGCCGAGATCGAACGGCTCTACCGCATCGCTGCCGAGAACGGCCACTACAAGGCCACGATCAACCTGCTGAACGGCGCCATGCGCGGCCACTTCAAGGTGCGCGGCGCCGAGCGCCTGCGCCTGAGCGAGGAACTGATCGAGGCCGGCGTGGCCACCGGTTATTACTTCGTCGGCTTCTTCCTGCAACGGGGCGCGGCCGGCCTGCGCGAGGATCAGGCGATGGCCCTGCGTTACTACCGCAAGGCGGCCGACGAGGGCAGCGCGCAGGCGCAGGCGATGGTGGCCGACAAACTGGCGCCAAGCGATATTGCGCCTGATATCGCGAGGCAACTGTGGCGATGTGCTGCTGAGCAAGGCCATGGCAAAGCTGCTTTATCGCTCGGTGTTGATCTGAAGGTCGATGGGCATTACCAGGAAGCACTCGAAGCTTTCCAGTTGGGGGTGGCAGCGGGTGATGAAACATCAGCGGGTTTTCTGGAGGAGGGCTTTCGTGGACCGGCCCCGACGGACAGACTGAATTACATGGGCCAAGAGGAAGACCTTGAGCGTGCCGAGCGCTACGAAAAAATCTGGCGCATCCTCGCAAGAGCTTCCTACGCCCATCCCACGGTCCCCGAGATCAACGAGATCGTGCCGCTGCCGCCGGCCAAGCTGCCGCCGTGGGACGGCACCCTGCAGTGGCTGCAAGAGCGCGAGGCCAACGTCCCGCCGCCCAAACCCAGCGACGCGCTGATCCGCCAACTGGCCAAGGCCCGGCAGCTCGACCCGGCCAGCGGCCGACCGCTGCCGGCGTCGCCGAACTTCATTGCGGTCGATTTCCCCGCACCGGTCTGCGACAGCGGCCAGCCGTGCCCGCAGGCGGGCTACTGGCAGGCGGTGGCGCTGGCCGACAAGCGCTTCACCCGCATCCGCGAGGGCGAGATTCGCCGATTCGCCGAGGGCGAAATTCTGCCCCGGCTGGTGGTTCGGCAAAGCCATCCCCGACTCTGGCCGCTGCCCGACCGGATCACGGTGGGCGAAGCCCCGATCGAATGGAGAATGCTCGGTGAAGCCTAG
- a CDS encoding CheR family methyltransferase produces the protein MIERFEALLKRRIGLEAESVGRVVIERAVRHRIAAAGCDDEEAYWHRLNASPAEQQALVEAVVVPETWFFRYPESFAALGRLAFERLPMLAGGRPLRILSLPCATGEEPFSIVMALLDAGLAPGLFQVDAVDISEQVLERARRGVYGRNSFRGDDLGFRERYFIPTGEGYALARQVAAKVRFLRGNLLDPGLLAGEPAYDFVFCRNLLIYFDRPTQGAVLEVLKRLVQKEGALFIGPAEASLLSQKGMQPLGYPQAFVFRHAAPQAVAKPARPSVLPPPPVAPAALPARAQGHPRPPLPKPEQPKAQPVTADREAALLEIASLANSGRSSEARAACDAFLAAHGPCADAFYWLGLLSDVAGKVDEAQDYYRKALYLAPQHAEALAHLAALLAARGDRAGAQRLQQRASRGVNNHGR, from the coding sequence ATGATCGAGCGCTTCGAAGCCTTGTTGAAGCGCCGCATCGGCCTGGAGGCGGAATCCGTCGGCCGGGTGGTGATCGAGCGTGCGGTGCGCCACCGGATCGCGGCCGCCGGCTGCGACGACGAGGAGGCTTACTGGCACCGGCTGAATGCCTCCCCCGCTGAGCAACAGGCGCTGGTGGAAGCGGTGGTGGTGCCGGAGACCTGGTTCTTCCGTTATCCCGAGTCCTTCGCCGCCCTCGGTCGTCTGGCCTTCGAACGGCTGCCGATGCTGGCCGGAGGCCGCCCCCTGCGTATCCTCAGTCTGCCCTGCGCCACGGGGGAAGAGCCCTTTTCCATCGTCATGGCGTTGCTGGACGCCGGCTTGGCGCCGGGGCTGTTCCAGGTGGACGCGGTGGATATCAGCGAGCAGGTGTTGGAGCGCGCGCGTCGCGGTGTCTATGGGCGCAACTCGTTCCGGGGCGATGACCTGGGCTTTCGCGAGCGCTATTTCATTCCCACCGGCGAGGGTTATGCCCTGGCCCGACAGGTGGCGGCCAAGGTGCGCTTCCTGCGCGGCAACCTGCTGGACCCCGGCCTGCTGGCCGGCGAGCCGGCGTACGATTTCGTCTTCTGCCGCAACCTGCTGATCTACTTCGACCGGCCGACCCAGGGCGCCGTGCTGGAGGTGCTCAAGCGCCTGGTGCAGAAGGAGGGCGCCCTGTTCATCGGTCCCGCCGAAGCCAGCCTGCTGAGCCAGAAGGGCATGCAGCCGCTGGGTTATCCACAGGCTTTCGTATTCCGCCATGCGGCGCCCCAGGCCGTTGCCAAGCCGGCCAGGCCGAGCGTGCTGCCGCCGCCGCCCGTTGCGCCCGCAGCGCTTCCCGCCCGGGCTCAGGGGCACCCGCGTCCACCGCTGCCGAAGCCGGAACAACCGAAGGCGCAGCCGGTGACCGCGGATCGGGAGGCCGCCTTGCTGGAGATCGCCAGCCTCGCCAACAGCGGCCGCAGCAGCGAGGCGCGGGCCGCTTGCGACGCTTTCCTCGCCGCCCATGGCCCTTGCGCGGATGCCTTCTATTGGCTCGGCCTGCTCAGCGATGTGGCGGGGAAGGTCGACGAAGCCCAGGATTACTACCGCAAGGCGCTGTACCTGGCGCCCCAGCACGCCGAGGCGCTGGCTCATCTGGCCGCCCTGCTCGCCGCCCGCGGTGACCGCGCCGGGGCCCAGCGCCTGCAGCAACGCGCCAGCCGAGGAGTGAACAACCATGGCCGCTGA
- a CDS encoding tellurite resistance TerB family protein, with amino-acid sequence MNTRGLLDQLLKSGQDLLQQTSSGRSAGKSGNGNLGSLLSGAGGGALAAGALGLLLGNKSARKLGGKALTYGGLAALGVLAYKAYGNWQAQQAAAPQSEPRTLDRLPAPQAEQHSQAILKALVAAAKADGHVDARERQLIEEALAKLTQDAELRRWLDAELNKPLDPAEVARAATTPEMAAEMYLASVLMVDEEHFMERAYLEELARQLRLEPGLKAELERQVRLELAVQ; translated from the coding sequence ATGAATACCCGTGGACTGCTCGACCAACTGCTCAAATCCGGCCAGGACCTGCTCCAGCAGACATCCTCCGGCCGCTCCGCCGGCAAGTCCGGCAACGGCAACCTGGGCAGTCTGCTCAGCGGGGCCGGTGGTGGCGCGCTGGCGGCCGGGGCGCTGGGTCTGCTGCTGGGCAACAAGAGTGCCCGCAAGCTCGGTGGCAAGGCGCTGACCTACGGCGGCCTGGCTGCTCTTGGCGTGCTGGCCTACAAGGCCTACGGCAACTGGCAGGCGCAGCAGGCGGCGGCTCCGCAAAGCGAGCCCCGCACCCTCGACCGCCTGCCCGCGCCGCAGGCCGAGCAGCATAGCCAGGCCATCCTCAAGGCGCTGGTGGCGGCGGCGAAGGCCGATGGCCACGTGGATGCCCGCGAACGCCAGCTCATCGAGGAGGCGCTGGCCAAGCTGACCCAGGACGCCGAGCTGCGCCGCTGGCTGGACGCCGAGCTGAACAAGCCCCTCGACCCGGCCGAGGTGGCCCGTGCCGCCACCACGCCGGAAATGGCCGCCGAGATGTACCTGGCCAGCGTGCTGATGGTGGACGAGGAGCACTTCATGGAACGCGCCTACCTGGAAGAACTGGCGCGTCAGCTGCGTCTGGAACCGGGGCTCAAGGCCGAGCTGGAGCGGCAGGTGCGGCTGGAGCTGGCGGTGCAGTAA
- a CDS encoding phospholipase D-like domain-containing protein gives MRPANARHPVIVVPIALRHTQEATLCLPWFVCQSEYPPRVCTYKPLINGEETFRAVHQAIAGAQRSVDIICWGFQPSMHLIRDGSDDRCIGELLKAKAKAGVQVRILGWEMPLNATGYLGEANLPGKGGIADRAGQTATDEQHEYDHQWFTAHAVADDQAGALADAGRPLFVSRGFSLSERAEIAYQLKRKRLDPGLAWQARAVMAGSVTHHQKSVLVDYELPEQAIGFVMGHNLLDEYWDTDQHSALKRPDPKNPRAETHAPHRGPRGALPRQDISCQVTGMILKDLHHNFATAWTKETGEDLLSSRKAEEVAEQLKPRREHGNLQMSQLLRTQAQQTDAVLDIQAGYLKAVNNATQFIYIENQYFRWPPLAEAIKQAAKDQTREGRDPIKHGALHLFVVTNATDEGIGAGTVNTQRMLESLGRADTIPKVTKLARIKEARQAMPPKPRPDGGNDLHGRQELAKWQAELDRKTQAIEDKKLIPETIPGLKVHVCSLVAPDSPAGNWMPVYIHSKLMIVNDVLTTHGSANINSRSMMADSELNILHEWYSVTQAMRRRLWDLHTAGKGVQDDPEEAFKAWERIIENNKKLQRDKKSGVPDTPLVEFLYDKADWKDLD, from the coding sequence ATGAGGCCCGCCAACGCCCGTCATCCCGTAATCGTCGTCCCCATTGCGCTGCGGCATACCCAGGAGGCGACCCTGTGCCTTCCCTGGTTCGTGTGCCAGAGCGAATACCCGCCACGGGTGTGTACCTACAAGCCGCTGATCAATGGCGAAGAGACCTTCCGCGCGGTGCACCAGGCCATTGCCGGTGCCCAGCGTTCGGTCGACATCATCTGCTGGGGGTTCCAGCCGTCGATGCACCTGATCCGGGATGGCAGCGACGACCGCTGCATCGGCGAGCTGCTCAAGGCGAAGGCCAAGGCCGGCGTCCAGGTGCGCATCCTCGGCTGGGAAATGCCCCTGAACGCAACCGGGTATCTCGGTGAGGCCAACCTGCCGGGCAAAGGCGGGATCGCTGACCGGGCCGGACAAACCGCTACCGACGAGCAGCACGAATACGATCATCAGTGGTTCACGGCGCACGCGGTTGCCGATGACCAGGCGGGCGCCCTGGCGGACGCCGGTCGCCCGTTGTTCGTCAGCCGTGGCTTCAGCCTGTCCGAACGCGCAGAGATTGCCTACCAGCTCAAGCGCAAGCGCCTCGACCCGGGGCTCGCCTGGCAGGCTCGCGCGGTCATGGCCGGCTCGGTAACGCACCATCAGAAGAGCGTGCTGGTCGATTACGAACTGCCGGAGCAGGCCATCGGCTTCGTCATGGGCCACAACCTGCTCGACGAGTACTGGGATACCGACCAGCACTCGGCGCTCAAGCGCCCCGATCCGAAGAATCCCCGGGCCGAAACCCACGCGCCGCATCGTGGCCCGCGCGGCGCCCTGCCGCGCCAGGACATCTCCTGCCAGGTCACCGGGATGATTCTCAAGGACCTGCATCACAACTTCGCCACGGCCTGGACCAAGGAAACCGGCGAGGACCTGCTGTCGTCGCGCAAGGCCGAGGAGGTGGCCGAGCAACTGAAGCCGCGCCGGGAGCACGGCAATCTGCAGATGTCGCAGCTCCTGCGCACCCAGGCGCAACAGACCGACGCCGTGCTCGACATCCAGGCGGGCTACCTGAAGGCGGTCAACAACGCGACCCAGTTCATCTACATCGAAAACCAGTACTTCCGCTGGCCGCCCCTGGCCGAGGCGATCAAACAGGCGGCCAAGGACCAGACCCGTGAAGGGCGCGACCCGATCAAGCACGGCGCCCTGCACCTGTTCGTGGTCACCAATGCCACCGATGAGGGCATCGGCGCCGGCACAGTCAACACCCAGCGGATGCTGGAAAGCCTGGGGCGGGCCGACACCATCCCCAAGGTCACCAAGCTCGCGCGGATCAAGGAGGCGAGGCAGGCCATGCCGCCCAAGCCGCGGCCCGATGGCGGCAACGATCTGCACGGGCGCCAGGAACTGGCCAAATGGCAGGCGGAACTGGACCGGAAGACCCAGGCGATCGAAGACAAAAAACTGATCCCCGAGACGATCCCCGGCCTCAAGGTGCACGTCTGCTCGCTGGTGGCGCCCGACTCGCCGGCCGGCAACTGGATGCCGGTGTACATCCACTCCAAGCTGATGATCGTCAACGACGTGCTCACCACCCACGGCTCGGCGAACATCAACAGCCGCAGCATGATGGCCGACAGCGAACTGAACATCCTCCACGAGTGGTACAGCGTGACCCAGGCCATGCGTCGCCGGCTGTGGGACCTGCATACCGCTGGGAAGGGCGTACAGGATGATCCTGAAGAGGCGTTCAAGGCTTGGGAGAGGATCATAGAAAACAACAAGAAACTTCAGCGTGACAAGAAGAGTGGCGTGCCCGATACCCCGCTGGTCGAGTTCCTTTACGACAAAGCCGATTGGAAGGATCTCGACTGA